Sequence from the Paramisgurnus dabryanus chromosome 3, PD_genome_1.1, whole genome shotgun sequence genome:
CTGGTCAGAACAAGCCTACAGGATGGCTGGGAGGCCCAGTTCCTACTGCCTCTAAAGAAGAAGAATCCTCTGGATGGGAAGAGCCATCTCCTGAATCCATCAGGCGTAGAATGGAGATTGATGATGGTACTTCAGCATGGGGAGATCCCAACAAATATAATAATGGTAGTGTAAACATGTGGAACAAGAACACTGCTGGAGAGCAGGATAGCATGGCTGTTTCTCAGCCCCCACAAGCCCAAAGCTCCATGGCTCCAAAAGAAAAGAACAGCAGCAGCTCAGGTGAGTGTCTTTCTATTTTGCAGTGGCTTGGCAATTATTACTCATCCCTCATATTTATCTTTAGTCATGCAGTCATTCCTTTGGAATTTGTCTGGATGTGTTTTTTCCCTCCCACCCCTTTCCTCCAATACCAGTTGCACTGACAAAGCTCTGAACTTACAAGTGAGTGCTTGTGAAATGTGCATATGGTTTACCCATTGCAGAGAAATATTTTAGAAAGGTTGTTTTTGTTGAGACAAAAGTCTTTATCTTCCTTAATTATTTGCAGGAAGTGTATACTAAAGGTGTATGTGCAAGTAATGTTTCCACTTCATTTGGAATTGGCTGTGGATGAGCAGTGCTCAGGGGAAAACTCGGTTTGGGTTACATTGTAGTCATGTGGCAGCAACTTGAGCAGGAGGGCACACATGAACAGGGCTATTTTTGAGGGAAGTATTTAGGACATATGCGGGATGGTGAAAGTGCAGAAACCTCAGTGGTTAAATGTGAGCTGATCCATCAGTAGGACttcagagtaaacaaagcttaCATAAGCATGTTTATGTAAGGGTCAGATTTGGGCCATTGAAAACTTCAGTCCAAAAGTGCAGTCCAATCACACTTTGaagtttaagatttttttatgtaaatagaTTTAGGTTTAAAATAGCACAGAGCCTTTtcttgttcatttttttaacaTGCTGCTTTTCATTAAccatttacaataaaaaatattaattcttGTGCTAGTAATAACATATACAGTTTACTATTAATATCCCCTCAAGCAAATGTGCAGAGGATTATAGCATTTTGCACTATTGCTCTTTGATGATAGCGTTTTTTTTTGTCTGGACACAGGATGGGGAGAGCCATATGGTGGGCCACAAAAAATGGAGTCCTCTACCTGGGTTGACCCTGCTGCTCCACCTGTCTCTGTGGACAATGGTACTTCTGCTTGGGGTAAGCCTGTTGATTCAGGCTCCAGCTGGGAAGTACCAGGGAGGGAAAACTCAGGAGGAAATGGCTGGGGCAATGCTGCTGTAGGGCAACAGTCACAGCACAAGTCTGGTATGTTATATGTCTTATGGGGGCAAagagctttattattttactgtttaattCATACATTTGCACTTCAATGTCAACCGTATTACTAAACaaaactagggatgctccgatcgatcggccgcagatcggtatcggccaataacggcattaaatgacttgatcggtactcgctaaatttgccaatctttctgtttacttttgtcatcatagggcTCCTGAATGCGTCTGTAATTAGAGACCATTTGAACGCAGTGCAAGCATTTTTATAACACGTTGCTCATGTGCGACATGCAGATTTGTATTTCTCtctgcctttacagagatatgtgtattttctatgaggacgtGCTCCGGTCCTTACAGCACGACGTCTccacatccccatcaaacagcgtatacaacacatatctatcacAGACAATTGCATCTTCATGCtgaaagtttattatttgcatgcgttttaaagttttgactaAACGTATTTTCCTCGCAGCTGCTCTTGTCTGCGTACACCCGGCGAGCATGCACACAGcagcctgtcatcagtgcacATGTACAGATTGATCTCTCTCaagtcttaaagctacagtaacctAATTCATCTCTTAATAAAATCAGTTTCGGCCCTTCAGTGAAGAACTGTTGTACTTCATACGAAtacgtgtatatttaattcatacagtaaagactggCAAGGCGAAGACAACAAATCTgtatcggctgcaaaaatcctgatcgggGCATtcctaaacaaaacaaattttcacttaaattgaaaaaaactgttcttGCCGGAACTAGTTATacaatgacagattttttttgtctttaggATCCAAACCTATGCAAGACAACTGGTGTGGAGAGGAGATGTCCATGGCAGGGCACTCCAACTGGGGAGAAGAAGAGGAAGTAGAAATAGGCATGTGGAACAACAATCCATCACAAGAAACTGGAAACTGGTCCTACAAGAAGATGCCACCAAAGGTAATACATTACAGACTTGATTTAGCCTGGTATAACCCCTTCACTGAAGTTACAGTTTGATAAAGACATACAGCATGGTAAATTGTGGTTGGTTACTTACATTATTTACCTTTCTTCTCAGTTGAATAAAGGACCCAACAAGCAGGATGATTCTCCGTGGATGAATCAGTTTGTGAAACAGTTCAACAACATGTACCCTGTAAGGAACACTCCACTATTTTAAGAAACCTGTTTATGATGTTAGATGATCATGAATCTTTAATGTAGCAAAATTGTATTAGTTTACATGATGACAGTTGCGTGTCTTTTTACAGAGGGACTCCGCTGAGGATTCCATGAAGGGAAATAAGATGGATATGTCTGGAGGTATGTGAAGTTCACGTGCCGTTTCAGCTTACAAATGGTTGTATGAAGTTCATTGCATTTAATTATAACCAATTTCTACAGGAATGGTGGAAAAGCGCATGGATGTTGACAAGCATGTACTTAATATGGGGGAGTATGGAAAAGCTCCTGCCTCACGTCACCAGATCCACAAAGACTCATCCATGGACCGCAATCCCTATATGGATAAGGTCAGTTATTCTCTAATTGTCTAAAAGCAGTAATGGCTCACTGTGAAAACATGTCATTGCGTTTGCTTGCTGGGTACTTTAGCACCCTCTATGGAAAGGGAATGGGGCATGAAAAAACCCTGAAATCTGAATATCAAATTTGAGGCTTTCAGTGCATATACATCAGTTTAAATGCTTTGTATATACTACTATACTCTTCACAGTTAATATCTATATATTTAAAACCAACACGGTTGATGTTTTATTTTGCATTATCGAAGGATTTCCCTGAAATGAAATCCCACTATTGACTCTTTGTGTAGCAAAAATAGCAAGTGAAATTTTACAGCTGTGATGTGACAAAACCCTGTTAGAAAGAAGGGACAAATCTATTGACGCGTCCCACCCCAACTTCTATTTTTAATAGGGAATATGCCAGCACGGCAAATAATACCACCTGCCCTTTAATTTCTTTAACCTTTATAAACTCTCTTAGTGAATGTAGTCTCTTTTTTCTTAGTCATCTTTTCTGTTTATAACTTCCTTGACTAATTTCAATAGAAGAAAACTTTCCAGTTTCTTAAAGATGCAAAGAGGATGCTAACATAGCCTTTCTCTTTCCTTTTCCCTGGCTGTTGATGTTTCTTTCTCTGGTGGCCTGGTGCTCCTTCTGGTCTTTGACCGCCTCTCTGCTGTTGTGCTCTGCGTCCTGCTCTTCTCTCTGCTTGGCCTGTGGTTGTGCTTCAGCTTTCACTGCCAGTATATGATAGCACTGTAGCAGAGGAGCCCCAAAACTCACAGATCACTTCCATGCAGAATATCAGCTTTTCCCCTACAAATAGTGCTCAACCAAACCAGTGCAGCTTGCCAGGGCCCCACCTTCCAAACTCTGCCTCTGTTAGGCAGGTGAGTTAGTGCATGACGCTCCCCGTGTGCTGAAGCTGTGAATGGACTGCGGCCGCACTGTGCTTGTTGTTTGTGTGTAATGTATTTGCGTTTTTCCCACAGAATGTAAACATGTACAGTGTCGGTAATGCAGCACAAGGCCGGAATGCCCAGCAGCCTTCAGCACAACCTCTCAATTCTGCTCAGCCCAATCTACGTAACCAAGTGCCTCCTCCACTACATCCCTCTCAGGTAATAACACTTGGGATTGTATGCCCCATGCAACTCGCATTGAGATAAGGCAGACAAACAACTGCACCCACAACTATTACCcataaaaggatagttcaccaaaaaataaaaattctgccatcatttactcgctctcatgttgttacaaaccagtGTTTTTGAAGGCTCGTCACGCTAATATCTTTTAAAAGGTAACTAACAAGTTAACATTCAATTTTACTCGACAATCGGCTTGTGACACATTTCATGGTAAGCTTAAGGTTTTACATGTATCTACTTGTCAAACCTAAGCCAATTTCCAATACTTTTTGTGGCGTATTTAAATAACAAGGCAAGGCACGCGTTTCTCAACTTTATAAGTGAGGTCTCAGCGTAACACACAAACTCGACATGAGGGTATAAGGCTCAACTTTTTTGACATGCACAGAAGGCACACCGactaaaacaacggcaagcccTCAGGGACAACCTTAATGCACATTTACATAGTATTAAATACACCACActttttaacctaaattaatttgttaaagacTACAATTTTTACTAGTGATGCACCAATGTATCGGctgccgatttttgatgaatttgaaaccatcggcaatagcacgagaaaggccgataccatttgtttattaattaactgcatcaagaaatccattatatataaaaaatgagttaatgttgttaataaaataaattctgaatagcaaaaaccacctttgaaggttgtcatgctgtcttattatatttgttttagcttaatttgtgcctctcttattatgttggtcagttgaatgttaattagatccaatcaatgttcagtaaaaataatttgatgcagaaataaactagctaatagaccaattgtatagtattgtatacaagtgtttaatatcggcatcggtatcggtcagaagttgtctgtttaaatcggtatcggacaaaaaaaatcctatctgtgcatccctaatttttactaaaatagacttaaacttgactaaaacctttttgcgttttcatcgattaaaacttgactaaaactatcaattttataagtgactaaaatgtgactaaaactaaaaagcattttcatccataagactaaaactaaaaactttgggctgccaaaaacaacactgttacaaacctgtataaatttctttattctgacgaacacaaaggaagatattttgagcaatgtttgtaactattcgtttttgagcaccattgactttcatattatttttatttttttgtactatagaagtcaatggtgctcttGTTTCCTGttgattaaaaatattttcctttgtgttcagcaaaacaaagaaatttatacaggtttgtaaaaacgtaagggtgagtaaacaatgacagaatttttatttttgggtgaactatccctttaacaaatcgctccaatgcaaaaaaatattgccATTTAGAAAAGGTTTGCAGTCTAATGCTTTGTTcagaccagccacggtagagatGTCAAGCGCAatttatttcaatgttaagtcaatgtgaagacgtgttgacgcgcatctggaggtctcgcgccACGAATGAGGCGCTTAGTGCGGTGTGGTAGACGCGATTCCGTCTTATTCGCGCGTCTAGTTtgtgcgaattgagcgttgtcaCGCAAAAACTTGCAAGTTGAAAAAGTAAGGAACTTTGGGGGGgaaatgtgttgctttaaccaatcaggagcttgctctataAGTgaagtgattacagaaagcgagccgagtcgcagaagcccctcccatgacgcgaatttccacgtgaatgtctcgataaCTGGAATTTCACGCacgaatgaagcaagtaaactcaaaatgttcaagtggcaaactagacgcggtagatgCGTTTTGATGCCTCAaacacggctggtgtgaacccacagtaatgctttaaatcttaattatttgtttaaaaaaaacacatttttgagaGAAGGCTATAAAATTTAATTTCCTACTTTTTTATATATCATTggttaacaatttttttttaaatgaaatgtgCATACTGGAaacatgtatgtattttatatcaaaagtatgtgtgtttgttttgtcaGGTCCCGCCACCCCTGTTGAAGTACTCTCCCAATAATGGAGGTCTGAATCCTCTTTTCGGCCCACAGCAGGTGGCTATGCTGAACCAGCTTAACCAGCTGTCTCAGCTCTCTCACATTAATCAGTTACAGGTATTGATCTCACTGTTCAGCTTCAAAAACATTATGTGACACATTGCCAAATCTGGGCTGCAGTTACAGCTCTTTGCTTTTTATTTCCCATCTCAGCGTCTCCTCTTACAGCAAAAAGCGCAAACCCAGAGGGCCATGCCTGTTAACAGCCGCCAACAACAGGAACAGCAGGTTTGTGTTTTCCTCTGCATCCTTAGCTGTCCTGTTTTCTTATAATCTTTCCTCATTTAATGCGTCTTTCCCTTTATGATGGCGTGTGCGCAGGGTCGTGGTCTGGGCCCATCTCAACAGATGATCCAGCCTCCCCGTCATCTCGATCCCTCCCTGATGAAGCAGCAGAATTCTCCCCAGCTGCCCTCAATGCACCAGCCCAGCCTCAAGTCTTATATGGAGAACTTCATGCCCCCCAATGCCTCCGATCTCCAGAAAGAACAAAGTTCCATGAGCTCGTACAGTAATTTCTCTTTAGGTGGGTGTTCTCCCCATCTTCACGTAGGGCAGAATGACTCAATGTTGCACCAAGCTGCCAAGCCCAACACGATGTTTGCCTCTGACATGTCAGGCTATCAGCCAGCTGGCATTAGTCAAAGTCATAGTCTCCTAGCCCCACCTATGAGCAATGGCCACATGGTGCCAGGCTCTTCTGTGAACCCTCGGGTAGGAAAGAACTTCTGTCCTGACAGCAGCTCTCTGCCAGCAAGAGGTGAATACAGTCTATCTATTTTGTTGCCCCTAGCTAATTTCCccatgctttttatttttatggggAACAGGAAAATATGCCATGTCACAGACCTTTTGAGTTCAGACCCTTATTTGATTGGAAATCGGCTGGCATATGTATGGTgcttatatttataatttcagCTGCTTGAAATCCTTTTTATTCCTTTTGGGTATGCCGCGTTGATACGTTTTAAAATTCAATTTTATATTTGAttcgaatcgattttttttctgGATGCTGCTGTTAATCCTGGATACTGTTGTTAAATTTATTTCTGAGAATACGGGCAGTGGGTTTTGAAGGTCTTTTGTGGAAATGGTTATAGCTTGaagcatgttttctttttaatagCAGCATGCACTTACGTTTGCATGAACCCCGTGTTATCTCTGCATGATCTGAAAATGTTTAAAGACAAAAGGTTCAGTAgacatagtaataataatatctgATCTTTTGTACAGATTGACATGATCTTTGATTTCGACATGAATTagtttaaaggtcccgttctttcagtgttttaaaagctttgattgtttttacagtgtttatGTTTCACGTTTAGAAAACCCGGTATTTTTCAAACAATTTACTTTTCTGTATAGCGCtcttttcactgtcctcaaaatgtgctgatgtcttccttgttctgtgaagtccctccttcagaaatacttaacgagttctgattgtgtagtttgtttagtgtgttgtgattcgatagcagcttagcttagcagagccgtttgagccaaagcaggcgactgacgtattcctgtgggcggagtttagtcaaaaactcttaaATTGACTTGATTCAAttgggaagtagagggctgtagtccaaaccggccgttccctgtaggctttgaaaggggaattctgtttaagaaaatatatcgcttggcagtgaactttgagctttatcattttgcaggtattatttatgctattatagcaacacactaactaaagtttgaaaaatgggatcaggaagaacgtgacctttaatcaCTTTTTCTACCTCACAGaacattttctcttttttttcacCCTAAAGTTAATTATTTTAAGGTTTAAAGTTATACTAAAACCCACATTTTCCCCCTTGGttttacagacaaggcttaagtcCTAGATTAAAACacgtttgagctgtctcaactgaaaGTAACCTGCACTGACAGAtgttaaaatatgccagtgccattgatttgtcttaaGTTATGCAACAGTAATGTCTATTTCTAAggaatgtttataaaagatgctaaaacttaaacatttagctaagccttgtctgtaaaaccaggctttaaaggaaaacaccacactttttcaatgttttactttgttcttacctcaacttagacaaattaatacatacctatcttatttcaatgtgtgcacttaatctttgtacagcacatcgtgaatgtgttagcatttagcctagccccattcattctttaggatccaaacagagatgaatttagaagccaccaaacacttccatgttttccctatttaaagacatgaGTAATTACACAAGTatgtatggtggcacaaaataaaatgtggcgattttttttttttaagcggataaaaatgaaaactatattgtatggcggaagagcactaagtttgcagcacttcgacctcaggcgcagtaatattgacggtagtttgagcgagaggggtcAGGAGtgagtgctgttccgccatacaatatagttcttgTTTTTTCCCACCTTTTTTTTGGGCCACCATActaacttgtgtaactactcatgtaacagtttttaaatagggaaaacatgaaagtgtttggtggcttctaaattcatccctgtttggatcctaaggaatgaatgtggctaggctaaatgctaacacatcacgacgcgctgtacaaagattaagtgcacacattgataaagatagttatgtattaattcatctaagttgaggtaagaaaatagtaatattaaaaaacggtggtgttttcctttaatgacTCATACTTTTAAATCTTACTCCATATTTTCTCAATAAATGTTGAACGTTGTTTTTAAACCAAAGTTTGGTTTTGTTCCACCAGGCTTGAACCCAAACATGAATGTAAGCAACCTTGATATTAGTAGTGTTGGTTTTAAGGAGCCACAGTCCCGTCTAAAGAAGTGGACTGCAATGGACATTTCCGTTAACTCGCCACTTGATCAAAACCCCAGCAAAACTGGTAGGTTTTTCTTTCCTAGCGTTcctttttaaacaatcacactCATCTCCGCAATGtcaaaacaagttttttttgtaaatctaATGAATCTGATCATACTATAGGTGCTATAACGTCTGGCCTGAGGCTTGAAGACTCACCCTTTGGTCCATATGACTTCATCAATGCCAGTAATGCTCCCATCAGTCCTCCTGGCTCTGTGGGAGATGGCTGGCCCAGCCGTGCCAAATCACCTCATGGTTCCACCAATGTCAACTGGCCACCAGGTTCGGATACAATCACTTCATGAATGCTTTGTCGATAATCCACTATTTTTACTAAGCTCTCTAGTAATCAAAGCTCACCAGGTCATGTTTGTTTGGCAGAGTTTCGTCCTGGTGAGCCCTGGAAAGGATATCCAAACATTGATCCTGAAACTGACCCATTCGTCACTCCTGGCAGTGTGATTAATAATCTCTCCATTAATACAGTCCGGGATGTTGATCACCTCAGGGACAGGAACAATGGTAAGCGTTTGCGTGCAAATTGCAGATTTTCCTTTTAAGTTGTATGCATTAGTGTTTTGGAAAATGGAAAATTATAATGGTTTTGTTATTTCAGGGCCATCCTCATCACTTAACACCACGCTGCCTTCAAATAGTGCCTGGACATCCATTCGTGCCTCCAACCACAATAGTTCCCTTAGCAGTACAGCACAAAGCACTTCAGGTCAGTAGGGAATTATTAGAAATGTACACAGTGATGTGTCGATACAAAAACAGATTTTTGGGAAACTGCAGAATGTAGAGACATTTTATTTGACATGGCATTTTAAAACAGCATTTGTAACAGGAAGCTTAAGAAACCATATGAGATGTTGACCATTGTGAACTATTACTTGCAACTACTTGAGCAAAACTTCAATCTCTGTCGTCTTTTTTGGTGCTATAGCCAGAAACAGTGACTCCAAATGGTCTCCTGGTACAGTTACCAACACCTCTTTGGCTCATGAGCTGTGGAAGGTTCCTCTCCCCTCAAAAGGTATCTCTGCTCCGTCCCGCCCCCCGCCTGGCCTCACAGGCCAGAAACAGCCCTCGTCTTGGGACAACGGCTCTCTGAGAATGGCAGGCTGGGGCAGCTCTGAATCCAGATACACCTCTGGTTAGTCACACTGTCTTGCATACACGTTCACCtgctttttatataaatggtcAATACGGTTGAGATTAATAGTGGAGACTTATAATGATCATTCTTCACAGGTTCCAGCTGGGGTGACAGCAGCTCAGGGAGAACTAATTGGCTTGTACTCAAAAACCTCACACCTCAGGTAAAAGTTTCAGTGTTTGGACTCAATTGACGCAAGTTGAGATCGCTTTGTTAGGATCATGTCACGCCAACTTTTCTGTTAACGACTCCTGATTGTGTTTTACAGATTGATGGCTCCACCTTGCGAACTCTGTGCATGCAGCACGGTCCACTGATCACATTCCATCTGAACCTTCCCCATGGCAATGCTGTAGTCTGTTACAGCTCTAAGGAGGAGGCGGCCAAAGCCCAAAAGTCACTGCACATGTAAGTACATGTCTTTTTTGAAATGCCTTTGGTAAATACACTAAtcacatttgaagtggatcaaaagggttcattaaagttgtccaaagacttttatgaaaggttttgatccaatGTACATCAAAAATTACATAAGTTGTATAGAAGTAGCAGAAGTGGCACTTTGTCTTCTTATGCATTACATGAAATGTGCTTAAAAGCTTCACATCCATTAAGCATGGAAAAACGTTGTTAAACAATGAACTAATAACTAATAGAGCCATCGGGCACTGGGAGCGCCAGTCTGATTGGATCCAAGTAAAATCAGATTATTAAAAATGCACGCtgtgtaaatattaaaaaatatattttttctggaATGTTTAGTATCTTAATAATATGTCAACCTTTAACtataaaggggacagagaatgaaaacccatttttaccttgtctttgttgaataatggtagtctaccacattcacaaacataccaAATGTGCtgaacatgctaaacatctcagtctcatagaaattcctcttttagaaatgtcagccagaaaacagcccaatctgaaaaactgatgcttatgacatcacaggcatctaactgcccctccactttaaaataattggctacattttttgagtggcagcaaagtcagccaatcagtaatgagattgcaagttaagccagtagggggagccaattaggtgcaaaaccacttgtttaaaatcccccaccctaatagagctatctgagagaggttttaggaagcttctaaggcattacagacccaaacaaaaacaattttgtctacatgtcacatcactgaacaaggataaatactctgttcaatcattctatgtcaccttaaAGCAGTTTCCAGAACTTGACGAAGACTCTGCTTTTCCTCTTCTCCTCCAGGTGTGTTTTAGGGAACACTACTATTCTTGCAGAGTTTGCTAGTGAAGAGGAAATTAATCGTTTCTTTGCACAAGGTCAGTCAATGACTGCCTCTCCCAGCTGGCAAACACTGGGCTCTTCTCAGAACCGGATCGGATCCATCGAGGGTTCCCACCCCTACGCAAACCGCACTGATCCAAATCACTGGAACGGCAGCGGGCTGTCAGGAGCTAGCAGTGGAGACCTGCATGGTTCGTCTCTCTGGGGTGTTCCCAATTACTCCACGAGCCTGTGGGGCAACCCCAGCGGCGGTGAGGGGGGGAGAATCAACAGTCCCTCCCCCATCGGCTCTTTCCTACCTGTTGACCATCTAAGTGGAGGTGGGGAGTCCATGTAGTGCATCGTTCACCTTCTGACTTTAAacgaaaaaagacaaaaaaaatcaacaacatACAAACCCGTGACCTCAATGTGGAGTAGTTAATCATAATCATAtgaccatatatatatatatatatattatatatgaaAAAAATCAAATGGCACTAGTTAGACTTTTCTTCACTtacaaaaaaagcaaaaaaaaaacaaaaacaatgcgGGGTCACCCTGTGGAAACAAGTTACGTTTTTTCTGCACATATGTCCACTTTGTTTTAGCCCAAAACATATCAGTTTGAATACTTGAATCATGCAGGCCAATTCTATATAATGTGAAAGGATGTATTTACACTTCCAGGTAGTGCTCTTCATACAGAAAAAAGC
This genomic interval carries:
- the LOC135761955 gene encoding trinucleotide repeat-containing gene 6A protein-like isoform X2, giving the protein MAPIRDSVSHSPNQTGLEHAGLESQFENSPWSSSSPCSDSNSNWGKVIVDKGPWSSITSSDPELASECMDADSASSSGSEKNLSIMASGNTGGDNNGNRQGCSQGSHFMVANGSNNVANGSVKGPWGVSNGSMLSTCQGSGESPSGKLVESSHGKINAWGTQGSSTNGGINPSTLIPNANHGAWPILQNTGPNPHGPVGNGGTNTQLSTIGQTPCMQSINSKMSWGCLQENMSEAEINGTSKVQSGQPQNLNTEFNGPNNTTNMMTSSLPNSTGSIQMNEQPPGHRAWPMNTGGSSQLPISSVSNGTSISQHGNSEGINSGSYGTAWGIPPSTNYSGDKCPIPKGQAVGDTVNATLMQSGANGSSVSAASLKNNNNGMGGRGGGWDSTSTTSQNISWGAGNGVGPAGIPRPWGSASSSSSSSSSSSSNTGTKVSNGEWNTLPSNSQHSNDGTNGGRKGTNGWKSLEDDALGIGSSGQASQGSTWNKSTGSEGSGESSEGRSERDGQRSGNRRRGNQQGMITAALSKIEVDPRVLSNTGWGQTPVRQNTAWDVSNPDKKPGNGQMGWGHAPPKASNSGGWGDGPSNNSSDSSMSGWTEQKPSTGWGETKGSGGQSGWEEASSVTLNKNSSSWNGSNDEKSSSWNNAQKAKQGWGGPSAGDGWGGEGPKGNHWVEPQKSSSSGWDRDSDSDRSGSGWSETGRCRTSNTWGGSGGTNTPDQSASTTGWGESTKTNNQNQAWGEPIKPSHSNSTWSDTTKPNNSSEWGKSQDTSMGTFRSGNTPQTGTPGQNKPTGWLGGPVPTASKEEESSGWEEPSPESIRRRMEIDDGTSAWGDPNKYNNGSVNMWNKNTAGEQDSMAVSQPPQAQSSMAPKEKNSSSSGWGEPYGGPQKMESSTWVDPAAPPVSVDNGTSAWGKPVDSGSSWEVPGRENSGGNGWGNAAVGQQSQHKSGSKPMQDNWCGEEMSMAGHSNWGEEEEVEIGMWNNNPSQETGNWSYKKMPPKLNKGPNKQDDSPWMNQFVKQFNNMYPRDSAEDSMKGNKMDMSGGMVEKRMDVDKHVLNMGEYGKAPASRHQIHKDSSMDRNPYMDKNVNMYSVGNAAQGRNAQQPSAQPLNSAQPNLRNQVPPPLHPSQVPPPLLKYSPNNGGLNPLFGPQQVAMLNQLNQLSQLSHINQLQRLLLQQKAQTQRAMPVNSRQQQEQQGRGLGPSQQMIQPPRHLDPSLMKQQNSPQLPSMHQPSLKSYMENFMPPNASDLQKEQSSMSSYSNFSLGGCSPHLHVGQNDSMLHQAAKPNTMFASDMSGYQPAGISQSHSLLAPPMSNGHMVPGSSVNPRVGKNFCPDSSSLPARGLNPNMNVSNLDISSVGFKEPQSRLKKWTAMDISVNSPLDQNPSKTGAITSGLRLEDSPFGPYDFINASNAPISPPGSVGDGWPSRAKSPHGSTNVNWPPEFRPGEPWKGYPNIDPETDPFVTPGSVINNLSINTVRDVDHLRDRNNGPSSSLNTTLPSNSAWTSIRASNHNSSLSSTAQSTSARNSDSKWSPGTVTNTSLAHELWKVPLPSKGISAPSRPPPGLTGQKQPSSWDNGSLRMAGWGSSESRYTSGSSWGDSSSGRTNWLVLKNLTPQIDGSTLRTLCMQHGPLITFHLNLPHGNAVVCYSSKEEAAKAQKSLHMCVLGNTTILAEFASEEEINRFFAQGQSMTASPSWQTLGSSQNRIGSIEGSHPYANRTDPNHWNGSGLSGASSGDLHGSSLWGVPNYSTSLWGNPSGGEGGRINSPSPIGSFLPVDHLSGGGESM